CCACGATGAGGCGCACGGCGACCGACTGCACCCGGCCGGCCGACAGCCGGCTGCGCACTTTCTCCCACAGCAGAGGCGTGAGCTGATAGCCCACCAGCCGGTCCAGTATTCGCCGAGCTTGCTGGGCGTCCACCAGGTTATGGTCAATGGCGCGAGGGTGCTGGAAGGCTTCCCGGATGGCATCCTGCGTTATCTCGTGAAACACCACCCGGCGAGCCCGCTCCGGATCCAGGCCGGTAGCGGCCATGATGTGCCAAGCGATGGCTTCCCCCTCGCGGTCCAGGTCGGTAGCCAGGTAGACCTCGTTGGCCCCATCCACCGCCTGCTTCAGTTCCCTCACCACGGCGCGCTTGTCATTGGGTATGCGGTAGGTTGGCTCGTAGTTCCGTTCCGTGTCCACCGACAGGCGCGAGCGCAGGAGATCGCGCACGTGGCCGATGGATGCCTTCACGGTATAGCCTCGGCCCAAGTAGCGCTGGATGGTGCGTGCCTTGGTGGGCGATTCGACGATGACCAGGTTGCCCTTGCGTCGGGCGGGCGCCTTGCTGCTGCTGGCGGACTGGGCTGCCCCGGCGGTGCGACGGAAGAGCCGGCTCCCGCAGCTGGGGCACTGGCCCGCAATCCCGGGAGCGCCAGACTTCGCCCGGCTGGGGTGCGGTTCCGCCATGGTCACCTTAGCTTTGCACTTCAGGCAATAGGCTTGTATGTCGGTCAACTGGCAAACGACTCCTAGAGATACTCCTCGCGATTCTCGGCTTTCAGCCGCTCTACCAGGTCCTTAACCTCCTGGGAACGGCTCTTGGGGCACACCAGCAGCACATCGTCCGTGTCTACGATGATGACATCCTTCATACCGATGGTGGCGATCAGACGTCGTCCTCCGTAGATGAGCGATCCCGTAGTTTCGGAGCCCAGGTGCTCGGCGCCGACCACGATGTTGCCATGTTCGTCGGCACTGAGGACCTCGGCCAGGCTGGTCCAGCTTCCCACATCGCTCCACCCTAGGTCCGCTGGCACCACAGCCACGCGATCATCCCTCTCCATCACGCCCACGTCCACGCTGATGGGCTCTATGCGGCGCCAGACCCGCTCCAGGGTGGAGCGCTCGTCGGGGGTTCCCAGGTCGGCCTCGGCTTCCGCTAGCGCCTGATGCAGGTCGGGGAGGTGCTTGGCGATGGCGTTCAGAATGCGGTCCACCTTCCATACGAACATGCCTGCGTTCCACAGGTGGCGTCCGTCGGCGACAAAGCGTTCAGCGGTAGCCGGGTCCGGCTTCTCGGTGAAGCGGGCCACCTGGTAGGTGGGATGCCCGTAGTAGGTGGCTATCGGCACCCCGACCTCGATATAGCCGTAGCCCGTCTCGGGACGGGAGGGCTTGATGCCGATGGTTACCAGGTAGCCCTGCTGGGCCAGGCTCTCAGCCGCTCGCAGCGCCAATATGAACTCATCCGCACGCTGGATCACGTGGTCGGCGCTCAGCACAGCCACGGCGGCTTGTGGATCGCGACGGCGAATGTAGAGGGTGCCCAGGCCGACCGCCGGCGCGGTGTTCTTCCCCGAAGGCTCGACGATGATGTTCTCCGGGGGGACCTCCGTGAGCTGCCGGCAGACCTCCGTCTCGCACACCGTGTTGGTGACGACATAGACGTGATCGGGCGGCATCAGGGGGCCCAGGCGGGCAAAGGTCTCCTGCAGCATGGTGCTGGGCGAAACGATGTTCAGCAGCTGCTTGGGCCGGTCCTGACGACTGCGCGGCCAGAGGCGGGTCCCCTGGCCTCCGGCCAGTATCAGGGCGTACATTGGGAGCGAACCTCCTGGGAAAGGCCTGACTGCACTTAGCCGCTAGAAGGGCCTCGGGGACCGTTCCACAATCGGTCCCCTCAATCAAGAGTGTAAGCCAGCCCCGTCTCGCGCACCAGAACGTAGTGCATGCCCCCGACCGAGCGCGCCAGCCCCTTGAGCTCCAACAAGGCCAGGGTACTGGAGACGGTGGCCACGGGCAGGCCGCTACTCCGGCCGATCTCATCCACGTGCAACGGATCCGGGCTGAGGCAGCTCAGCACCCGCCGTTCGTTGTCGTCCGTCGGCATGGCCAGTCGCACCTCGGCCTGGGCTGCGACTAGTTGCAGATCCATCTCCTCCAGGACGTCCTCGGCGCAGGTAACCAGCTTGGCCTCTCCGCGCTGGATGAGGCGGTTGGTGCCTCGGCTCATGGGCCAGAAGATACCTCCGGGGACGGCATAGGTGTCCCGCCCCTGCTCCAGGGCGAACTGGACGGTGATGAGAGCACCACTGCGGTCCCCTGCTTCCACCACTAGCACACCGTGACACATGCCGCTAATGATGCGATTGCGTGGAGGGAAGTTGCGGGCATCGGGTCGAGTGCCCAAAGGATACTCGCTGAGCAAGGCACCGTTCTCCACCACCCGCGCGGCCAACCCCTGATGCCGGACGGGGTAGATGACGTCCACCCCCGAGCCCAGCACCGCCAGGGTGCGCCCACCCGAGTCCAACGCTGCTTCGTGGGCGGCGGCATCTATCCCCAGAGCTAGGCCACTCACCACAGTGACGCCGGACGCAGCCAGACCGGCTACTATGCGGCGCGTAGCTTCCAGACCGTAGCGGGTCGGCCGGCGGGTGCCCACCACCGCCACTGCCAGGCTGTCGCACTCGAGTAGGGCTCCCCGCACGTAGAGCACTGGGGGTGGAGAGGAGATATGGCGCAAGCGTTCGGGATACTCCGGGTGAGTCAGGGGCAGCGCGGTGACGCCGCGGCGATCCAGCAGATCGGCTTGAGCCTGGGGATCTATCCGCCGACGGCTGCGAAGCAGCTCCTCCGCGACCGAGCGCGGAAGC
This genomic stretch from Anaerolineae bacterium harbors:
- a CDS encoding NTP transferase domain-containing protein; translated protein: MYALILAGGQGTRLWPRSRQDRPKQLLNIVSPSTMLQETFARLGPLMPPDHVYVVTNTVCETEVCRQLTEVPPENIIVEPSGKNTAPAVGLGTLYIRRRDPQAAVAVLSADHVIQRADEFILALRAAESLAQQGYLVTIGIKPSRPETGYGYIEVGVPIATYYGHPTYQVARFTEKPDPATAERFVADGRHLWNAGMFVWKVDRILNAIAKHLPDLHQALAEAEADLGTPDERSTLERVWRRIEPISVDVGVMERDDRVAVVPADLGWSDVGSWTSLAEVLSADEHGNIVVGAEHLGSETTGSLIYGGRRLIATIGMKDVIIVDTDDVLLVCPKSRSQEVKDLVERLKAENREEYL
- the dprA gene encoding DNA-protecting protein DprA; the encoded protein is MPLTPAWPPCRRSVLADYDPEDTPYWLALSRVQGLGSGRIQHLLSRFGSLRRAWHSDDTELLFAGLPRSVAEELLRSRRRIDPQAQADLLDRRGVTALPLTHPEYPERLRHISSPPPVLYVRGALLECDSLAVAVVGTRRPTRYGLEATRRIVAGLAASGVTVVSGLALGIDAAAHEAALDSGGRTLAVLGSGVDVIYPVRHQGLAARVVENGALLSEYPLGTRPDARNFPPRNRIISGMCHGVLVVEAGDRSGALITVQFALEQGRDTYAVPGGIFWPMSRGTNRLIQRGEAKLVTCAEDVLEEMDLQLVAAQAEVRLAMPTDDNERRVLSCLSPDPLHVDEIGRSSGLPVATVSSTLALLELKGLARSVGGMHYVLVRETGLAYTLD